AACTGCTTGTGGGTAACTCTTTCGACAGTGGGGGCGATCTTGAAGTGTCCGCCCTTCTTGTCATCAAGAATGGCGGCAAAAACGCTGGGGGAGTCGAAGTGGGGATAACAGAGCCAGTCGATGGACCCATTCATCCCCACCAAGGCCAGGGTGTGCAAATCTCCGATGATCCCGTAGTTTTCAATCGGTTGATATGCCATAACGCTACTCCTTGGCGACGTTGACAAAGACTTTGATGGCGCCCTTCTCTTCGGTCAGAAGTTTAATCATTTTCTCGTAGTTCGCGAGGCCGTCGACCGGATGCGTGAGCAGCTTTGAGAGCCATCCGGGGTACTGCAATTCTGCTTGTGAGAGGTCTTTGGCCCCCATCTCGAAATATTCACGGTTGGCGTTCACGCTCCCGACGGCGACCTTGTTGCCGAGTACAAATCCCAAGTTAATCTTGTCGGCCGGGACCTCGACCTTGCGGTCGCCACCGGTGACGCTGACCAACACCAGCACCCCATTTTTCGCCAGCACGTCCATGGCTTCAAATACGAGGGGTGAAAAGCCGGTCCCTTCGAGAATAAGATCGAAGGGGCCCAACTGCTCGGACGCTTTGTTGAGAGTGAGATCCTGTGTGCTCACATATCTGGCTCCGATTTCCTCCACCAATTGTGCATTCACGAACGGAGGGCGCGTGCGAGCCATCACCACCACCTCAAGCCCGCGCAGCCGCAGGACCATGGTGGCCAGCAGGCCAAGCGTGCTCGCCCCCAACACGGCCGCCCGGCGGGGCTGCCAGACGCGGAGTCGCCGTTGGATCTCGTACGCCTGCGCGATGCCTTTCTCAACCACGCTGGTCGGCTCCATCAGCACGCCGACCTGTTTCAATCCCTCTGGTACCCGGATGATGTATTCCGGCTCGTCCACGTAGTATTCGGTAAGAAAGCCGTGGCGCAAG
This window of the Candidatus Methylomirabilota bacterium genome carries:
- a CDS encoding glucose 1-dehydrogenase; protein product: MKAVAVFPDKAGSIHLAELPKPSVQDIPNGRGVLVKVLRVGVDGTDKEINAAEYGQAPPGSDFLIIGHESFGQVEAVGTRVTELRPGDYVAATVRRPGSSIYDQIGTYDMTTDDTYFERGINLRHGFLTEYYVDEPEYIIRVPEGLKQVGVLMEPTSVVEKGIAQAYEIQRRLRVWQPRRAAVLGASTLGLLATMVLRLRGLEVVVMARTRPPFVNAQLVEEIGARYVSTQDLTLNKASEQLGPFDLILEGTGFSPLVFEAMDVLAKNGVLVLVSVTGGDRKVEVPADKINLGFVLGNKVAVGSVNANREYFEMGAKDLSQAELQYPGWLSKLLTHPVDGLANYEKMIKLLTEEKGAIKVFVNVAKE